Within the Populus trichocarpa isolate Nisqually-1 chromosome 14, P.trichocarpa_v4.1, whole genome shotgun sequence genome, the region GATTGATGCGATCATCATCAAAACAAACGGCTCTttctggcttttttttttataccttcTCTTACTATTTCCCTCTTTATTTGGTCTTTCTCGGGGGTGGTTGATTTTTGCTCTGGCTGAAGGGTAGTTCGTTTATTAAATTTCTCTCCTCCCCCCCTTGTTTAATTCGGTGCTTTTTTCTGTATTGGTTCCACTGTGAACAATATTGTGTATCATCATGGCTCAAAATAGGCCCTTTCAGATGGCCGTGGGTGGTGGCAATTCGAGGCAGTACAATGACACAACTTATACCAAAATCTTTGTTGGTGGTTTGGCTTGGGAGACACAAAGAGATACCATGAGGCGTTATTTTGAACAGTTTGGAGAGATCCTGGAGGCTGTTGTTATCACAGATAAGAACACGGGGAGATCCAAGGGCTATGGCTTTGTAAGcccattatttgttttatattcttgtttttttcctttgcaagGGGCGTATTCTTCCATTTTTCCTCCCACTGCATGATTTGTTTATGATGGTGGGTCTTCGTTCTTGCTTCTTACAGGTTACATTCAAGGATCCGGAAGCAGCCGTGAGAGCTTGTCAAAACCCATCGCCAGTGATTGATGGAAGGAGGGCAAACTGCAATCTTGCGTCACTTGGTGGACAAAAGAATCGTCCACCAACTCCTCAACATGgttcatttctctcttctctgtcATCACTTTTCCATTTCTTGCCAAGTACTTGGTAGAATACTTTGCTAATCTCAATAAATATCCACTTTCTATGCAAAAGTTAATAATCCCTTGAATATTCAACCAGCATTGTGCCGCGAAACAACGCGAAGAAAGGGGGCAAATGCCCTTTTGTCTTCCATTCCAAAAACATGTAAAGATTCCAGTTTTTTAACCCACCGTGGCAAGCTAGCTATAACATGCTTATAATTACTCTATTCGTCTTCTAGCAAAACTGAAATGTGGATATATATCCACTGAACAAGAGGATTAAAGTATTTACTCTAGAACAAAAATGAAATCGCAGGCACAGGACGGTTTAGACCAGTACATGGATTAGTGGCTCCACCTACTTTTCCTGGTTCCTCGGCTCCATACATCTACCAACCCTCTGGTCAATACTCATTTCCTTATTCAGCTTATGGGTAAGTAAAAACAGTAACAGAGATAAATCACATGggaatttttcatcaatttcccTCCCTTCTAATATGCCTTCAATTCCTTGTTCATTCTTATCACATAAATTCTCCCTCTTCCTTCTTATGTCATCTCACAGGTACGCTGGATATTCACAGGATGCCATGTATCCCCTGGTCAGTATTGGCATGATATACTTGCATAATATTGAATGTCCTGTGCTACTAATTTTATCTGCGTTGTTTGACCACAGTTTTATGGCCTTGTTTGCAGAGCTATTACGGTGTTTACGGAGGGCAACAATTCTCACCTTACTATACTACTGGAGGGGCATCAGGAACACCAGGGATGTTCCCACACAATCTCTACCCATTCTATACTCAGTATGCACAGAGTAGCCAAGCACATGGTTTTGGAATTCAATATCCCCAAATGGTACAGTACCCTTATTCACCTCAACAACATGGATCTACAGGAACCTTATCACTTCCTTCTTCTATTGCAATGGCGACTACTACTGCAGGTGATCACTCTAATAATTTCCCTAACTTCATCATGCAgcaaatttattcattttttctttacttaattGACGACGAAAGGCAAATGACAGGATAATTTGAATGTAATTTTGCAACAGGTGCAGCCACAATGACTATGACTGCGACTACAACAGCAATAGCAGTGGCAGCACCAACAGCAACTACAGTGGTGGTGGGAACAGGACCAGGTGCTTTGGAAGCCTCTGGAGCAGCTACTGAACAAAATTCATCAACCGAATAAGTTTGGAACATAATTCGTTATCCTCTCACAAGACGGACAACATCCACAAATCGCGGACCTAGAAaaaatgatgggaaaaaaaaagaataaggaaaatATTCTTTCAAGTCACTGATTGAAAAGGAGGATTATGCCTGATCATCAGCTAGCATAACAATAGAAGGATCCAAGAATTCAGCATAAGATTGTTCATTTCATGGAAGAGGGCATCTGAGATAAAAAGCTCACTCCACTGACTCTTCAATTATTCAAGCCCCCCCAACACTATCAACTTCATCGTTATACATGTTCGGTCTAGGACACTGGGGAGGCTCCAGTAGTTGTTAACATTAATTAGGAGGAGAAAtcatattcattaattttatgtatTAGCATAAGGTGGATCCAATATTGGCTTTGGATTCTACCTCAGATACTAATCAGCAGATTATCATGTCTTGGAAGCAGAGAGCATCCGACAGCATACTCTTGTTTATATTCGGCAGTAATCAGGGTTTGAAGATTGGTTTTGTATCTTTGAACCCATCTTGGTCAACAAGAAAGTTGGGCTAAGAACAACTCGGTCATTAACTTGTACTTTTTTTGCTTGTTAATTACTCATGATTGATTACTCTTTTATAATAGGATCAGAACATTAGTTGGGGAAAAGAGGATTGtgcctctccctctctttttttcccccttgTTTACTGACAATCATCTCTTTTACATTTAATCTTTCGTTTTCAATCGGCATTTCATTTCTTATTCAAATCCCTTCTTTTGCATGATCACATCTTTTGGGGTATGTGTTTGGAATCCAAGGGGAGTCAAATGGAAGTGCGTACCTTTTCTGTTTCAAAGTTGGGCATGCGGGTCTGCATAACATGCCTGTGACAGTTGGAATTCGATTGCAAAGTATGTGGAGAAGTTTCTGCTAAACAATTGATGATGAGATGAATTTAAACTAAGATCATTGATATGGATAATGCACACATCAAATCACATAGAAGTTGTATGTCAATGGCTAATGAGGATGGGTCCTTTTGTTCTTATCAAATCACATAGAAGTTGCAAATTCAAATGCCATCCCCTACTTGAAATCTACACATTCATGCAATGACAttggttttttcttctcaataacCGCCAGAAAATGCCATCTCTATACGTAGCTGATAGCTTCAATAAAAGCTGCCTGACACACCTAAAATCTGGCATTTGTGTATAAATACTGGAACGAGTAACCAAGCTTCTTGAAATACAATAATTTGTGTCAAAGCTCAAACAATTTCCTTCCTTATAAAACATCCAATTTGAATAAGTGAAcagtatttttcttgaaaagaaaTGTTACAGAAATTATCATACAACACAACATATGGTAGCACCAGAGCAAAATCTATAACAGAACAACTAAACCCTCGGCAAATCAAGAGGGGGTGGGGTGGCTACAATAAGCCACTCTTCCAATGCCTTCCTAGTAAGGCAGAAAGTCAGCACCACCAGGCTTCTTTACAAGGATTTGATTGTACTCAGGCCTGGACGTGAGattcttgaagaagaaaaaagcaatGAGAAAGAACAGAATGAAGAAGATCTCAAATTCAGCGAAGCGTACAAAGGCAAAGACCTCATTCATTACTCGAGC harbors:
- the LOC7455359 gene encoding uncharacterized protein LOC7455359 isoform X2 — translated: MAQNRPFQMAVGGGNSRQYNDTTYTKIFVGGLAWETQRDTMRRYFEQFGEILEAVVITDKNTGRSKGYGFVTFKDPEAAVRACQNPSPVIDGRRANCNLASLGGQKNRPPTPQHGTGRFRPVHGLVAPPTFPGSSAPYIYQPSGQYSFPYSAYGYAGYSQDAMYPLSYYGVYGGQQFSPYYTTGGASGTPGMFPHNLYPFYTQYAQSSQAHGFGIQYPQMVQYPYSPQQHGSTGTLSLPSSIAMATTTAGAATMTMTATTTAIAVAAPTATTVVVGTGPGALEASGAATEQNSSTE
- the LOC7455359 gene encoding uncharacterized protein LOC7455359 isoform X1, which codes for MAQNRPFQMAVGGGNSRQYNDTTYTKIFVGGLAWETQRDTMRRYFEQFGEILEAVVITDKNTGRSKGYGFVTFKDPEAAVRACQNPSPVIDGRRANCNLASLGGQKNRPPTPQHALCRETTRRKGANALLSSIPKTCTGRFRPVHGLVAPPTFPGSSAPYIYQPSGQYSFPYSAYGYAGYSQDAMYPLSYYGVYGGQQFSPYYTTGGASGTPGMFPHNLYPFYTQYAQSSQAHGFGIQYPQMVQYPYSPQQHGSTGTLSLPSSIAMATTTAGAATMTMTATTTAIAVAAPTATTVVVGTGPGALEASGAATEQNSSTE
- the LOC7455360 gene encoding uncharacterized protein LOC7455360 — encoded protein: MARNDIRQVRTSGSKRNESALARVMNEVFAFVRFAEFEIFFILFFLIAFFFFKNLTSRPEYNQILVKKPGGADFLPY